GTAGTCGTCACGGTCGTACGAGAAAGTGGGAGTGGTCGGCAACGGATTAGAGGAGTGCTTTGATCCGGCCTCTTTGTGTAGCTATGTGGTCTTCATTGTGCTATTGTGTCTCCTTGGAAGTTCCTCTCACCCGCTGCCGCATGGACTGAGTCCAGAAGTTTTGCGTGGTACCTAGTAACTTCGGATGTGATACTCGGCTTCGGTCTTCGAATGTCGGGACCCTGGTCGCGTCTCCCCCGCAATGGAAGTTATGGAATGCAGGGTCTTTGCACGATGTCGCTGTGATGAACGCTGTGCCGATATACATATATATTGCACCACTTGTGAGGAGAACAGTTCGTTGTGTTTCACAAGATGCATTTGGTCGCACAAAGCCAGTGCGACTGATGACTCCATCTCACATGATGCCTATTCTGAACATGGTCAACGCCACAATAAGCCCTACGGCTCGCTGTTAGGACAAACGCCGACCAAGATGACTCCATGACCGTTGACGGCCCggctcctcctcttcctcctGTTCAGTACTCCGACGACGACGTTCTTCCAGTCACGTCAACAAGCAAAGCCTGCAAGGGCCTTTCGAGAGATCTTCCTCAGGTTGCAAATTTGATTCGGCCCTCAATTCTCGGGGCGATACCCTTCGTCCAGTGGCAGCTAAAAGCCTCATGCTTGCTCGTAGCCATGTCCGGATGTCCTTCAATGCCAGCCAGGCGCCTCCACTTGCGCATGACCTTGCGTACGGTATTGAGCTCATGCTCTGTGTTGATAGATGGCATGATCGCTGGCATGTCGGCGTCCTCATCATCATCGCTGTCTGAGTCGGCGTCTGCTTGTCCCACTTTCAGACTCTTGGCTGGTCGTGCAGGAAGATCGCTGGTGTTGCGAGTGTGTTTCTGAGCTGTTCCAACAAGCGACTTCCTCGTGTTGCCATTGGACTCCAGCTTCTCGTCGTGAAGCTTGTCCTCGATAGGCGGGACACGCAGAGGTTGGGCCGACTGGTTTGGCTCCTTGACTGGATGCACTTCATGAAGATCATCTTGAATCTTACCAAAGTGATTGCCCATGGACGTACTCCACTTCTTCCACTTACCCAGCACTTTCAAGCTCATGAAATATTGACGCAGGATCATGGATATGAGCATGCCGTTCTCGTCACTGACAATGCTCTCAGCTGTACCACCATGCTCTTTCAGCATGAGGCTTGTGAATCCATCTTTCCCTCGCACCATGTAGTCTCGAGTGGCGACCTTGTACTTGCGCTCCATATCTATAGTTTCACCACCGATTCGTATATCCGAACAACGTTGCCCAGATGGCATTGCAGGAGTGATGGTGAATGAGATGTTGCTGACTTGCGGGAATCGGCCTTCCAGAGCCGGATACGTGCTGACACCATTTTCTAGTGCCTTGACGATCTCCTTGCCTTTGACTTGGACTACAACGCAGGGGACTTCGAAGGGGAAACAGTTCATCATGTCCTTTACGCGCAGCACGCCGGGTGGGTAGATCTGGTCACCTCTTATGGTGCCAGAAGCCATGATGCAGCAGTCCGCCAGGTAGTGTAGTCTCATGAGATCGCACACGAAATTGCCCATGTTACTCTCCTTCATGCGGACTGTGGTGAAACGAGCGTCCAGAGGTGCGAGTGTATATCCAATCGGCTTCTCAAGCTTCGGTCTCAGGCTTGCTGTGATCTTCTCTACCATTTCGACGGCTGTGGGCTCTTCCGGTATGGAGCTGACAATGTCTCGCCGGGTGATTTCAAACCTCCAGCCCCTGCCATCGTCGTTTCGCCGACACTCAAGGTAAGAAAGCTGTTTGAAATCGGAACCGGAACGCAAGACGTGTGTGCCATTGATGATGCTGTGGTTATAGTAGTGATCGTGGCCGCCCAGCACGATGTCTACTGTGCCAGGATCGATCTTGGTGGCCAGTTTGTTGTCGTTTGGCTCGCGTTGGTGGCTGACAACGACAaaaatgtgctgttggcggttgtgaacctccaaaggtaagcgtagcggagtggagctctctaccaacccttctagactgcaaagtagcgtgcgatccacgctaccgctacccgacGTACAGTGCTTATTAAGCGTAACGACCGACGAGCGCTAGCCATCCACCTACGCTCGAGTGTTCGCAAGCTCACACGTCGCTACGGTGGTGGCGTCAGCGAGGAGGGAGTGGAGCTCTATCACCAGCCCTCAACTAGCCTTGGCGCCCGCTCTGATTGGTCAACTTTCAAGTTTcagggtcacgtgacctgccgcactgtgcctgttggcgaactcgcaaacatatactcgtcgctaacgcctatgtcgtcgtatagaaatgtgctgttggcggttgtgaacctccaaaggtaagcgtagtggagtggagctctctaccaacccttctagactgcaaagtagcgtgcgatccacgctaccgctacccgacgtacagtgcttattatacgacgacataggcgtgagcgacgagtatatgtttgcgagttcgccaacaggcacagtgcggtaggtcacgtgaccctaaAACTTGAAGGTTGACCAATCAGAGCGGGCGCCAAGGCTCGTCCGGGGCTGGTATAGAGCTTCACTCCCTCGCTGACgcctcacctacgtactcgcaAGCTCGTACTCCGGTGTGGCTAGCGCTCGGTCGCTGCGCTTAATGATACTGCTCTCCATCAACATCAACATGACGCTTGCCAACCCGGTCAATACCACGCCGCTCTGCTTCTGGTATCTTGAGCGGCATTGGCCACTACCCAATGGTCACTCTTGCCATCTCACAAAGCTTCACAGCAAACCTGACAGATGGAGCCAAACAATCGTGGCCATCGCCCTCCTGGCCCCCTCAGCTCCTCTAGTCCGATGTGGCGGTCTTCACTCTTCACTTTCATGGTCTTGATGATGCGCCGAAGCAGGAGGCTTGAATGTGCAGAAGTGGTGCGCTGTCATGGGGATCAACCCTGCAATGCTGATCCGACAGGAACATTTCCGGCTAATGTCGGCTAACTCCCATCCAGAGTATAACAGGTGGGAGCACTGCGGTTCTATGATGTGCACCGCGGATCTCACTGGAAAACAATACGAGGTCTGCTCTGCTGCTGACCGGTCTTGCAGCCTTCGTTCGACGCGGTGTACATGCACAAGTCGAAGTACCACTCGGTGGCCTATCTGGAAAGCACCAAGAGCTCGAGAGATGGTGTGGCAAACCTTATAAAGCAGGGTACAATACCAGTCCTCTAATGTGTGACTATGCTTACTTTGCATAGCTCGCCAAACTTCGATCCAGGAGGACAGCTCTATCCTCCGGCCAGACACCCTGACCAGCGACTTGACCTGAGAGTACAGCCGCAATATACCATATATGACAGCGGTGAGAAGGCTGCAGAATTCATAGTCGATGCACTGTTGTCGTACTTCCGTGGAGATCCGTTTAAGCCTCATCTAAGTAAAGCCAAGGATAGCCGCACTCTGGAGGTCAAGATTCAGCTTGTTGGTGAAGAGCATGTACTAATCCAAGATGAAGTTCCTGTCAATTCGTCCCGTGAATCGCTCAGCTTTGAGCTCAGGCAACTGAAAGCTCGCCTGGAGCCATATGCCATTGAGCTTGAAGCGCAACTGTCGGGCCCTGAGCACCTAACATATCACGCCGAGACTGAGCTGTACTACTTGCCAGCCAAGAACAATGGCAGTACAGTGAGAATCGACAACCTTTATGGCGGTATGATGGTAGCCAACAGAGCCACAAAGTTCTCCTTCGAACCTCTGCTTCCCTTTGGCTTCTACACCAACTGCTCTGGCTATCTGAATCAGTCGCTGAACAATGTCTCCGCGTACAAAGACCTAGGCTTCAACGCGATCAACCCTGTCTGCTCCTTCGCAGATGGAGGCCTCGATCATATGCTCGACTGGCTGGATGAGGAAAATCTGTGGTTCCAGTACGATATGCGAGGGTCCTACCTGAATCTGTCGTCCGTGTCTGAACAGATCCCTTTGGTCAAGCATCGACCTAATCTTTTGTCCTGGTATACAGCTGACGAGCCAGATGGATGGCAGTACAACTTGAGCTCCACCAGAGCGGTGTATGATCTGCTCAAGAGGGAAGACCCATACCATCCGACTGGCTTGGTACTCAACTGCGACAACTACTACTTCGAAGAGTACATCTCTGGGACCGTTATATCATGGAAGACGCGTACTCAGTGGGCATCAATCCGACCTTCAGCAGGAAGTTCAACACCACCTGCAATGAGACCTATGGTGACTGCGGTTGTGGTGACTGCAAAAGCTCACTTCTTGATGTCTCCGATCGCCTGGACTCATATGCTGAGTATCAAAGCTGGCTGGGTCTCCCCGAGAAGCCGCAGTGGTCCGTCCTCCAAGCATTCTCCGGAGAGCACTATTGGGCGCACAGTCCATCTCCTTCAGAGACCTGGGTCATGATGATCCTGAGCTTCAACCACAAAGCCAAGGCCATGATGGGTTGGACCTTTCCGACAACGCCAGTGTTACTGGGCACAGCACACGGTATGATGGCCAAGGTTGCTTCTCAACCACCTGTCCGGGACTTCTTGATCGGCCATGATCCCAAGGCAATCCCGGTCGACTCCCACCCTCTCCTGGACGTGGCGTACTCGGTGTTGGTAGGAATGGCGAACATAGAGACCGACCACAGTAACACGACCCTCGTTATCGAGCTGCCTGTGAAGGTCCATAACGTCATGGATCAGCCGTGGGGCTATCTGTCCTGGTACCTCGACGAAGAAGGGATACTTTGTACGTCTGGACTGGAAGGTCTGACATCTAGCATTGTCACCCTCCATGTATGAAGTACGCGTGGATCAGATGAATATGTCCTTTTTAAAAAAGGCCTCAGGCACTCGAGGCTCGGTTACGAAGCCGTTCATGAGCGTTGTTGTTCTCCCGACCAAAGAAGTTCTCGAGCGGCTTGAGACTCGGGTGAGCTACGGGAACGCTGCCAATGAAAGGTCACTTGAGCTACCCACTAGCCGTGCATCATTCGTTCTAACGGGCTCTGGTTCATTCTTGTTCACAGCGCCATCGCCCATTGCTGGCGTCGCGCAGGTCTCACGGTCAAGCACGAGCACACTGCAGACGCGGTTGGACTGCAGGCCAGAAGTGTACGTCCAGTCGATACGGTACTCTCTGCAGACATGGCTGACACGCAGCAGCTACACTAGCCGTCTACCAACAACATGGCCGAATCATCCGCCGGGTTTTGGAAGCTACCTGCCGAACTCAGGATCATCGTCTACGAGCTCGTCTTTCCACCAACCCACGATACACACCTCCCGATCGACCTCTTCGCCGCCGAGCCGCCCACAAAGGTGCCTCTGCTCGTGTGTCGCAGATTCTACACAGAAGCTCACGGCATCTTCAAGACCTCATACCAGCGCTATTGGTCCACGACTCCCTTCGCCGTCAAGTCGAGCATGCTGCCCACTACCGAAAGAGCTCCGTACACAGAAGAGCACGTGGCAAGACTTGATGCAAGTGACCTTGAGCACATTTCACGACTTACCATCCACTGGGAATTCGACCACTTGGCAGAGATGATGTATGAACTTGCCGCGCCAAATGGCTTCTGGCGAATCATCGATCCCGCCAATAGCCACCCCGACAATGGTAAACACGGAACAGTGTACGTACGATGCCCAGGTCGTGATCGGGTCTGGCTGTATGAGTGGGATTACACGGAGGAAGTTGATGACTTGAACAGCCAATGCACTTGGTCGGATCGCGCGACGATGAAGGATGCTATTCGATTCCTGTTGTACTTGGACGGACGCGATCCGCCGGCGGACGAGACTGGTTGATAGGAGTCCGTGGATGCCTGTCAATGCCACAGCGCTCAAGATCGTGGATGAAGATCTTGACGGTCGCTGGGGAATCAGTCGCTGCGGCGTTGTCGGCCCTGCGTATAGCGGCAGGTCTCCACGACCAGGAGCCGCTGGACGGTGACGAGCGTGAGGTGGATACTGGCCACATACACTGCTCAGGGGCCTAACACTTACGGAGAGAGAGCAAGATCGCCAAGCTGTCCACGATATTCGAGTGAATACAAGAACCTGCATACACTACCACACATTCTCACCTGAGCTCACACTGAGCTCCAGTGAGTACAATCGCCCCATTCCCCTGTTTCGTAATGTCACCTTCGGTACACGATGCGCAACCCACGTTCAGCGTGCTCACGACGCTACAAGCACTGGCAATGGCGATCAAACGCAAGATGGCGTCCGCTCCCGGCTATGGCAGCAAATACTTCAGGCGTACCAGAAGCACATCTGTCGAGGACAAGGTATACTCGAGGCAGCGTGGCGGGCTCTTCCTTCGTGCTAATCTGACTTCCAGCAGAGACCGAACTTCTTGAAACTTCCACCTGAGCCACGCAACTACATCTACGATCTTTCTCTCGTTCAAGCAGGCATACGCATACAAGTCACTCCTCAGCTCAAGATCCCTGGCCTTCTAGCAAGCTGCCAGCAGATACGACAGGAAGCAATTCGGATATACTGGCTGCAGAA
This genomic window from Fulvia fulva chromosome 4, complete sequence contains:
- a CDS encoding Trifunctional nucleotide phosphoesterase protein — protein: MVEKITASLRPKLEKPIGYTLAPLDARFTTVRMKESNMGNFVCDLMRLHYLADCCIMASGTIRGDQIYPPGVLRVKDMMNCFPFEVPCVVVQVKGKEIVKALENGVSTYPALEGRFPQVSNISFTITPAMPSGQRCSDIRIGGETIDMERKYKVATRDYMVRGKDGFTSLMLKEHGGTAESIVSDENGMLISMILRQYFMSLKVLGKWKKWSTSMGNHFGKIQDDLHEVHPVKEPNQSAQPLRVPPIEDKLHDEKLESNGNTRKSLVGTAQKHTRNTSDLPARPAKSLKVGQADADSDSDDDEDADMPAIMPSINTEHELNTVRKVMRKWRRLAGIEGHPDMATSKHEAFSCHWTKGIAPRIEGRIKFAT